From Brassica napus cultivar Da-Ae unplaced genomic scaffold, Da-Ae ScsIHWf_35;HRSCAF=64, whole genome shotgun sequence:
ATCTCGAGAGAGGTGCACGAAACACTACTGGCGAAAGAGAAAACCGAGCAGATCGAGGTAAAATGACAAATCTTTTCATTCTTGTTGACACAACTCTCACTGagaggtttgtttgtttgtttgataaattgttaTGAGTGAATGCAGGTGCCTGACATTGATGATGCAATGGCCCAAGCTGTTGATATTGGTGAAAACGATGTGAGTATCGTACTCGGCGAGTACATCGACattctcttgttcttgtttgttGATGTTAGCATGCTCTGAGACATCTCTGAACCTTTTATGACAcaggatgaagaagaggatgCAGAAGAAGCAGAAAAAGACGAGAAAGTTGCAAGGAACTGGAGTGTATTGAAGAGTACCCCTGAACTTCGCAACTCCAAAGTAAAAAGACACATTCACACGCTTTTGCCgtctatatgtatataaatctataaatgTGTGTATTAATGTTATGTGTTTGGTTTGTGAAAACACAGCCTAAACCGAAGAAGGAAGGTCGGATGTCTCTAGACGAGGCCGTGGATGATTCTGAGAACTTAACCGATTTTCTCATGGACTTTGATGAGGAGACTGATCCTTAACTGGTTTTTGTGTTTCTCTTACGGTTCAGACATCAGTGTAATGACCTTTATTTGTGAACttaagaagttttttttatgGAAGCACTCActgttttcaaaatttcatgGATGAATCACTGTATTGAGCTTACTGTTTACTAGTGGCTACGGTTTATTACAGCTTTTGAAGATGGTTTCAAATGGCTAAGTCTGTTCAGAAAACCAGACCTAAACTACATTCACAAGAAATGCAGAGAATGATTTAACAAGCAGTGTCACTGTCtcttttcttctatgttttGTTTAAAATGAAAACCACTTCTTGTCCAACAAATCATTTCGTGAAAAGagttgaacaaaaacaaaatcctacaattgaaatgaaatgaaatctGAAGTAATGACGATGTTTGGTGTATATAGAGACTTCTTTTTATCTTCACTTGTTTCTGGAGATGACTCTATGGGTCAAGTCAATAAGTGCCCGCCTTGATCTCTTcacatcttcatcatctgtTTCAGGTAAAGACCCTATTGCTGCTGCTGCCCGATTCGCATGCTCTATAGCTAACTCTCTTGTCCTTTGTATTCCCTTGCTCTTCCCAAGATACTCTAAAGCCTGGATTTGTTTTTATGGGATACAACATAAGAGACTTTCGAAAATGTATTCAATATACTAAGATATTTGAATCTTCAACACTTACAATGTCAACATTTGTTGGATCTTTTTCAAGCTGATCAACAACTGTGCGTAGTTGGGGAAACTCCTCCATGGCAAAGAGGATTGGAGCTGTTATGATCCCATGGCGGATATCTGATAACGATCCCTTTCCCAGAGAAGCTGATGTGCCCGTGAAGTCAAGAACGTCGTCTATCAATTGGAATGCCAAGCCCTTCAAAGTAGAAACTAATCAAACATTGTGGAGAAAAGACTAGTTGCAATGGAAACAACAATTTTTTCAGAAGGTAATAGATAACGAACCAGATTCCTCCCGTATTCAAAAGCTAACATGGCAACTTCTGCTGATTGTCCAGCGAGTAACGCAATTGCTTTGCAGCTATTTGAGATTAGTGAGGCCGTCTTATAATATGTCTTCTGCATGTAGTAGTCCATACTGCAGCCATGAAAAAAGTTAAATCATATTTGCATAAACAATGAAAAACATTTACTAGAAGCCATAGAAGCCATAGAAGCCTTGAGTAGATTTGTTTTTGATGGTTGAATACTAAAATGACAGAAGTACGATTTTTACCTGTGACGCTGATCGGTTGTGCTAGTCATTTGCATGGTTTCACCAGTGACAAGATGTTCTACAACAGTTGCAAGTAATGATACGACCtacaaaagagagaaacaatGATAAGGGATAGCTTGCAAGACGTAAACAATACTTAGGATTGATGTCACTGATTCTAAATTCTGTTTTGAAGGCAGATTCCAATGGCCTATTAACGATCGTATCTTGAGAAAACAGTAGCAAGTTCTTGAACAAGTTTGGAAATAGAAGGTTACATGCAAATGTCTTTAGTTTTCTCACCTCTGTGTTTTTTAGAGCAGCAAGAGCCACACAAGCCCGAGAGAGCAAAAAGTCTCCTGCTAATACTGATATCTACAACGTGAAGTCAATGGTTATTTCAATATCTATTTGCAGCACAATCGccaaaaatacaaaatcaaTGATCTTAGACGGTATAAGCTACAGTCAAATGATTACCTTGTTACCCATTACAAAGTTTAAGGAACCAACACCACGCCTTGTATCCGCATCATCCAAGACATCATCATGCAGTAGGCTTGCAACCTTCAAATGACCACCAAAgcattaaataattgaagaataCTGAATCTTGATTTTGATGGACGTGATGAGTTAATAGTATAGTTACTGACATGTATCATTTCGGTGATTTCAGCAATACCCC
This genomic window contains:
- the LOC106447487 gene encoding solanesyl diphosphate synthase 3, chloroplastic/mitochondrial isoform X1, coding for MLITRGVSRKFRTFYGCSRSLLSSPRLAIIPDRSHSSCSDSTTHKGYVCRGTSYALTSPGFGSFRHQLYHQSSSVVEEELDPFSLVADELSLLSNKLRAMVVAEVPKLASAAEYFFKRGVEGKQFRPTILLLMATALNVRVPEALAADTADIVPSTELRVRQRGIAEITEMIHVASLLHDDVLDDADTRRGVGSLNFVMGNKISVLAGDFLLSRACVALAALKNTEVVSLLATVVEHLVTGETMQMTSTTDQRHSMDYYMQKTYYKTASLISNSCKAIALLAGQSAEVAMLAFEYGRNLGLAFQLIDDVLDFTGTSASLGKGSLSDIRHGIITAPILFAMEEFPQLRTVVDQLEKDPTNVDIALEYLGKSKGIQRTRELAIEHANRAAAAIGSLPETDDEDVKRSRRALIDLTHRVISRNK
- the LOC106447487 gene encoding solanesyl diphosphate synthase 3, chloroplastic/mitochondrial isoform X2, whose protein sequence is MVVAEVPKLASAAEYFFKRGVEGKQFRPTILLLMATALNVRVPEALAADTADIVPSTELRVRQRGIAEITEMIHVASLLHDDVLDDADTRRGVGSLNFVMGNKISVLAGDFLLSRACVALAALKNTEVVSLLATVVEHLVTGETMQMTSTTDQRHSMDYYMQKTYYKTASLISNSCKAIALLAGQSAEVAMLAFEYGRNLGLAFQLIDDVLDFTGTSASLGKGSLSDIRHGIITAPILFAMEEFPQLRTVVDQLEKDPTNVDIALEYLGKSKGIQRTRELAIEHANRAAAAIGSLPETDDEDVKRSRRALIDLTHRVISRNK